One Magnolia sinica isolate HGM2019 chromosome 2, MsV1, whole genome shotgun sequence genomic window, AATGGGGCTTTTAAAAGTGGTGAGAAGGGAGGTTTTAATATTTCATGCATGAATAATTTGTATGATCATGCAACCTTTGTTTCAAAAACCTATCCACAATTGCGTTGTCTCACAAATGCATGCCTTGGTGCATGATGAAAGATATGCATCTCTCTTCCAAACATGCATGCAATCGATTTAGCATGTGGAAGCCCCGATTGAACAGATGCATGCCTCTGCTACATGCTAATAAGCCATTTTATTGACGCTTAATCAATTAATCATCATACTTGAAGAGAGTTTTcaaggaaaagagaaaggaatGTAGGAAGGAAAAAGAAGTAATTTTTCCGTGCATGCATCCTCCACATGATTGTTGTGAAATATGTTGGAAATActgaaaattaataaataaataaaaattaaaagtaaaATCATTTTCTTTGTTTCACCGGGCtggttgtccttaaagcgtgattcacccCCACAAACACGGCTCCGCCATGTACCATTGTCATCGAAATCAGATTGCATACTCCAACTGAGTAACTCAGTTaggtccaccttgaatgtatgtagtctatccacactgtccatctaatttaaggggttgataccaaaattgtgatggggttttcctcctcaggtcagaggagatgaggTGCGGTTCAGATGCCACAAATAGTGGAATTCCCGAGCTGACCAGTCTTgcagcctgctcgaccggtcgagtgaacagtgctcaaccagtcctggggcactcaactcaaagtccagcgagctctgCGAACAGTGCTCGACCATTCGAGTGAACTGTGCTCGACCAGTTCTGCAACCTGCACGACCAGTTctggttacgcagatttgagtccgattttgtgcgggattcggatttttgaggtggttttcgcaagggtgcgaaagagagtttcgTAAAATATAAATAGGAGGTCCGTAGGGTTTTCTGGGGTATTTaagaggtaatgcaagagggtttcctaaagctttgcaatggtttgttaaagggtttagggccatcaaaggtgtgagagaaagaaagagagaggaagcttgcagaagggaggttatgctcgtggaggtgatctactgtgtaaTCAACATCTCAATTcttctatgtcctcgtaatcggtgagatctctccgttttctttatttttcttattgtttatccactcttgcatgagtgaagagggttgtaacgttctattttatagtggattgttgatctggatgaggtctcatagtttttacctcttaaaggtttttcacgtaaaaatctcttatgtggtgtggtttatgctttaatttatttcattgttttattatcctataattctgatttgttttaggaggctagatcctaaggttttatgcaagACCCCCAACAAAGTCGTATCAAAGCTAAGTTTattgaacgggtaggatcagTTTTGAATTATAGAAGGTGGCTCACTAAGGATgttcagcctcaatggttctaactggaccatatgaaaggctaagatggcggacttgctttattacaaggacttatattctccaattttaggtgTATCAGCAAAATTCAAGGATATGtctaatgatgattggaagaagatggaccgaaaggtagtgaggtttattagacaatggttggacaatTCCATATTCCGCCATGTGTCTACGAAGACCTCAgccactagcctatggctgaaattggaagggctgtatgagagaaAGACAGctggtaataagatttttctgataaggtgacttgtgaatctcaagttgaAAGGTGGTgcttctgtggccgagcacatgaatgaggttagcaatatagtgaaccaactctcctctatgaagatggtcctagatgatgaattgcaagctttgttattgcttagttcattacctgatagttgggagacattggtggtgtctctaagtaactccgcgcctgACGGAAAGATTTTCATAGAACAGGTTACTAGctatctcttcaatgaggagagaAGGAGGAAGtttcaggggtctactcagcaagaggcccttgtgacataggaacgggggagaggaaaggaCGGGAAGGGCGGGAGGCCTgagataaattaagaggcaagtcgagtataAGGAAAGATGttaaatgctggaattgtggcaagaaaggCTACTATAAGTATGAATGTCGTAAAAATCAgaacgataagaaaggaaaatgaaaggagaaggaatatgaatcagattccactacgATCGCTTTAGATGGCGACGTTCTAGTTATTCTTTCAGGAGATCACGatatatgtctcacggctacgagtcaggacaccaactgggtgattgactcgggaacttcttttcatgcgactccatgaagggacttcttcacaaactacaagtcaggtgattatgggaccgtgaagatggggaAATTCTAGCATATTGAAGAtcataggggtcggtgatatttatgtgaagaccgatgtgggctgcactttggttctcagggatgtgaggcatatctcagacctttacctcaacttgatgtcgatgggaaggttagatgatgatggctatgaaagtcagTTTGCTGGTGGGCAATGGAAACTCATCAAGGGTTTATTGATTGTAGCCAGAGGAATGAAGTgttacaccctttacaaggcaagtgttagTCTGTGCAAGAGTGGGTTGaatgcagcggaagattcagctattgacatgtgacacaagcgtctaggccacatgagtgaaaaagggcttcatctactagcgaggaagcagcTCTTTCTAAACAtgataggtatacctctcaaaacttgtcttgattgtttatcagggaaacagtaagagtttcattcgttaaaactgtttctcatgttaacaaagtgcatgcattagattcggtttattctgatgtttgtggtcctatgaggataaaaaccttaggtggggcattgtatttcattacttttatagatgatgcatctatgagggtttgggtttatactttgaaatccaaggacgaggtctttggtgtgtttatattgtttcatgctatggtcgagagagagacaggtggatcattgaagtgcatctgcactgacaatggtggtgaatacattaatGACTTTCATAAGTATTGTAAGTCtctaggtatacggcatgaacagacggttcccaagacccccaagcataatggtgtggctgagcaaatgaatcgcaccattgtaaagacaatcagatgcatgttatcccatgcgaaattgtcCAAGACGTTCTGgtgagaagcaatgcacacagcggtgtatttgataaacaagtctccatcagccccgttgaatagagaagtacctgagaaggtgtgaacTGAACAGGATCCATTGTACAGTCATCTCAAGGTATTTAGATGCAGGCATCCATTCACACACCAAAGaatgagaggtccaagctcgatatgaagatcaagcagtgtgtgttcttggggtacggtgatgaaaagttcggtaaCAGATTATGGGATCTGACCGATAAGAAGCtcatcaggagcagagatgtgaaTTTCTTTGAAGAttaatgtatagaagacattggtaagctagagaagaaccaatctagttcaggtgagctagaggacatggatccaatTATTCCTCCTATGGTGCCTGATGACAGGGGAGTACAGTAAAgtgtagaggacgagggagttcctttagaagatggactaggggagcaacccccacttgatccacctgttgagccacatgtgaggaggtcatctaacgatagacaaccgtccaagaggtattcgccgcatgagtacattatgttgactgatgggggagagccagaagattattttgaggccctagtcgacgagcataagggggagtgattGAGAGTTATGTGAGAGGAGATgagatccttgcataagaaccacacctatgatatgataaagtggatactgtggtatctaagaggctcatccaggttgagcctatgttatggtgatgaaaaacctgtgttagagggctatacAGACGTAAATATGGCGagcgacatagactccaggatgtctacatcggggttcatattCACGTTTGCAGGAGAGTGGTTTCTTTGCAAAGCAAACTACAGAAGGTAGTAACATTATCGGTGATAGAGGCcggtacattgcagtcacagaggcatgtaaagagatgatttagatgaagaagttcttacaggaacttagcctgaagcaggagcagcatgtGGTCTATTATGATAGTCAAaatgctatacacttgagcaagaatccaagttagcactccaagtcgaagcacatagaaatTCGATATTACTGTattagggatactttggaacagaaggtgttacagcttgagaaggtccacacggatgataatgggtcagacatgatgaccaaggctttgctcaagggcaagtttaagGTTTATAGAAACCTGActagcttgaagaaggtgaattcctcctgagtcggaaagggggagatttgatgaggTTTTCCTCCTTAGGTCAGAGGAGATGAGGTGTAGTTCGGATGCCACAAATAGTAGAATTCCttcgctgctcgaccagtcctgcagcctgctcgaccggtcgagtgaacagtgctctaCTAGTCCTatagcctgcacgaccggtcctGGTTACGCATATTTGAGTCCGATTTTATGCGGGATTTGGATTTTTGAGGCGATTTTCGCAAGGATGttaaagagagtttcctaaactataaataggaggtctgTATGGTTTTCTGGGGTATTTAAGAGGTAATGCAAgaaggtttcctaaagctttgcaagggtttgctaaaggctttagggctatcaaaggtgtgagagagagagagaaagagagagaggaagcttgtagaagggaagttatgctcgtggaggtgatctactgtgcaatcaacatctcaacacttctatgtcctcgtaatcggtgagatctctcaattttatttgtttctcttattgtttatccactcctgcgtgagtaaagaaggttgtaacgttctacttcatagtagattgttgatttggacgatgtcccgtggtttttacctcttagagggttttccacgtaaaaatctcttgtgtggtgttgtttgtgctttgatttatttcattactttattatctcataattccgATTTGTtccgggaggctagatcctaaggttttgtacaaggcccctaacaaattgaagcatatccaagattatcataccacaggaaaacagtggggataacgaTTTCCACTATCAAAACCTTGTTATGccttacaatgatgtttatttgtcatccaaactgttcataacatCGTAtagacattgatgaagggaaaacacaaacataagcttgatccaaaactttcatggccaccaataaattttcaatggtagacattcaattcaaccaTTTCGTGTGGTATGAtacatttgaacattgtatatgcttaatttttggtttaaagccctaaaattatctgaaaaaatagatatatggagcggataaaacacataaatcatgatggacctcactgAACTTACTTAGTATGATAAGCGTGGTGAGtgactcactacgcaatccacttcaattgtgaaatcggattgcgtaatgagttactcagtacgctcatatcgtactaagtaaactctgttgggcctagcgtgaatgtatctggtctatccacgcggtccatccatttttccatattattttaggggttgagacaaaaatttaagcatacgcaaagatcaagtagactataccataggaaacagttggaataatgacttccaccgttgaaacctttctagggcccacaatgatgtttatttctcatccaaactgttcataagatcacacagacatggatgaagggaaaaaacaaatacaagcttgatccaaaacttatgtggcccccatgaaattttcaacggtaaatgttcaattgacactgtttcctatggtgtgaaccagttgaggtttagatatgcttcatttttagggtaaagtcctaaaattatctgttaaaatggatggacagaattgataaaatacataaatcacggtggaccccacatagtttacgcAGTACACTTAGCttagtgagttactcagtacgcaatcctcttcTTCCTTCAATTGTCATCTCGTATCTCCGGACAGAGATTTGAAGGGAGGAGAAGGAATGACCCCGGAttcggaaacagattggctactcccctgccaccagcccggtggctgatggtcggtgctacatgggccccaccatgatgtatgtgtttcatcaaatccgttcatacatttttacagatcactttagggcttgattccaaaaattagagggatataaatctcaggtggaccacaccacaggaaacaatagtgattggatatccaccattgaaatcctccaaaggcccagtggactgtttatttgacatccaatctgttgattaggtcatacagacccggatgaatggaaatttttaaaaaaaaaaaaaaagaagaagaaaaatcagcttgatccaaaacttttagggcctcaaaaagtttctaatggtcgacattcattcaacactatttcctttaatgtggtccacttgagattgtggtATACCTCATATTTggtctcatacactaaaatgatctagaaaaatatatatggacggcatggatgaaacacatacatcatggtggggcccacagagcaccgaccatcagccattggctggtgacagggggagtagccaatccgtttccgcagcAGAGACCTGCgtttgatggatatccaatcgtaGTTAATGCATCGATAGCTGTGCGTTAACTACACATTACAACCGTATTCGGTCATCCAAACGGGCCATAATACATAGTTTCACCTATATGCACCACAAAAcaaacaattttcaaaaaatccatCTTATAATGTCCCAAAGGATCTCCCGAGTTAATTATATCATATTTTTAATTGAtgcaaataatttatttattttttttaattatttgtatattACCTGGCTTGATTGGACGCAATGTAGAATTGATCCGACCGTCCACAATGATCCTTTAAGTTAGGAGATCCCTCGTCAATCTATCTCAGGTAGAAGAAGGTACAGAGAGGtgtcatgtacacctctagtagGGGTCTTACTAGGGTTCGAAAAGACCATACACAATCACACGTGTACAAGCAAAGCAAAGCAACACCCTGATCCGtagcttaagtggtagactgagtgaagataacctcgtttcaactatgaggtcttagtatcgattatccagtggaggtggctaacattgGAGTGTagggtgtgtactgacagtgttgtgggtactaacaagctaatcttAATAAATAAAATGATTTTAAGCCAAAGCCCAGATAATCCAAGATGTTAGACAAAGTAGCTTATATGCTGGATTTCATCGATTGCAAGCGCTTAGTGGAACGTTCCTCAAGCCTTCATGGGAAACCCTAATTAACAATATTCATAGAACCTCCTTCCCTGGGCCCACAGGTAAAGCCCAATAAACAATGTTAACCTAATGTCCTTCCATTGTCACATTTGACCCCGCACAGCTATCCGGCCCATCTCAACTAAAGGAGGGCATTTTACTCATCTATAAGCAAGCAATAATGCATGGGGAAATGATAAGGTGGGACACCTAATAGGCAACTCACTATCGGTTGGTCGCACCCAGTGTGCGGCTCAGATCGAGCCGAGTCAATGAGAAACTCATTGATAACTTGACTCAGTTCCTACTTGGAAAGACTGGTTGAGTTAGCTCATTAACTCAGTCAACTTGGAATGACTTGAACCGAGTTACACTCTACCAGTGGGCCGTTCAACTTGTTTGTATTTTTACTTGGGAAATTTTTTAGAGGCATAAAGTCCCGAATATAtctaacattttaaaaaattttgagaaccCGACTGCATCATTTGAGAGATGTAATCGTATAGCTCATGCTGAAGTGATCGTTCAGGGTTGCAGATTGCCTGCTACCCTGACCCAGGAAGTTCGTCGGGTACgaaactaggtgggccccactgtgatgtttgtgagaaatccaccccattcatctgttttgccagctcatttatgGAACGAGATCAAAATtagggcagatccaaaactcaaatgggccacaaaactggaaaaagtggggattaaatgccgactgttgaaacatttgtgggccatgaaagttttagatcaggctactATTTTTGAGTTTTCAGTTCATcaaagtgggaatgaccttataaacagtttggatggcatataaacatcatgatggacccaggaaggtttcaagagtaggcatttccctccccactttttcctatagtgtggcccacttgagttttggatctgccacatctttgggatcatgtcctaacatgagctagcaaaacagacgtggatttctcacaaacatcgcagtgggccccaactaGCTTCccaccacaggaacttcctgcagatGTTTTGGCAGGCAATCGACATCTCCATTGTTGTGTTGAGTAAGcaacacaaaaagaaaatgagTTAACAACAGCCGACAAATGAATATTATCATTCAAGCTTTAAACAAGCAAGGCAGCAGACTTGCATAGGGACAGGTTTCTACGCAATGCATATTGTATGAGATTGTGACTGCTCATCTGGCTCACCAcgccatagttctaaaactcactgactCGACCGAGTCACTCGTCTGGTCAAAGCCAAACTGGTAACTAATTATCAAAAGTAAACCAAGACTAGCTCTACAAGCCCACCATGCACTTTCTTGCTTACATTTTTGCTATTTTAGTTTATATATCTGATACTGTCTATTTTAAATAAATATCTCACATTTCTTCTACTAAATATCAAGTAAAGACTTGCCTGAGTCTTTGGGTCGACCCAATCCTACTGgaattttggcaaaaaaaataaaaaataaaaaagcagttGCCACTCGCGGACAAATCTCAAATCTTTGGAAGGCTAAAATCCACAGAGTGACATAACCTGAGGATTGAAATTGGAAATTTCGATTGAATGACTCTACGTGCAGTCTGTCTCCTGTATATTCGAGTACGGGCCTCGATTGCAAAGAAGGAAGCTGCAAGGCACCTTCTCACACCTTCATGCTATCCATGCAGGGTCTGTAATATATAATAACCTTGAATGTTTTATATACATATTACAATATCAATCTGTATATACAACTACATTGAGTATACTCAGTAGTAAATATGTAGGTGACCGACATTATCCTACCCGAGCATACCACGTACGGGATGAATTACAGCAAGGCGCACCCGTTCCTTTGCCATGTACAAGAATGAATTGTACGTGATCACACATGTTTCGGTCCAGACAGAACAAAGTAATAAGCTCTAATAACACCAATATCATAGAATTTTGAAGTAGCAATATTGCAAATTATCaaaagtcataaatcattacttcTTGTGAAACATACCTTAGAGCTTGCTGCCAATCCTATATATTCGAAAGGCTTCCCATGGCCTTCGCCTTCTCCCGGAGAACAAACTTTTGTGTCTTCCCAGTCGAAGTCTTTGGCAAATCCTCAAAAACAACTGTCCGAGGGGCCATATAATGCGGCAATCGAGCTCGGCAAAACCTGATAATCTCCTCAGCATCAGCATTGCGTCCCTCTTTCAACTTCACGAACGCACAAACAGACTCCCCCCAGTGGTCGTCTGGCTGCCCAACCACCGCTGCCTCCAGTATAGCAGGATGACTAAACAAAACAGACTCCACCTCGATCGTGCTGATATTCTCTCCACCCGAGATTATAATGTCCTTGGAGCGGTCCTTTATCTCTATGTAACCATCTGCATGCTTCACACCGAGGTCCCCAGATCGTAACCACCCGCCACTCATAGATTCCTCCGTCATTTTCAAATCTTTGAAGTACCCAATCATTACAGTATTGCCTCtaaacatcacctcacccatggTCTTCCCGTCGGCCGGAATGCTTTTCATGGTGATCGGATCTTTTATGTCGACCTCTGCCATCCCAAGATGGTGCAAACCTTGGCGAGACTTGAGCTTTGCTCGTTCGTCAGCAGGCAAGGAATCCCACTGGGGTTTCCATGTGCAAACCGTCCCCGGACCGTAAGTTTCAGTCTGTCCATACGAGTGTATTACAAGGAAGCCCTTCTCCTCCATGTTTAACAGGACACAGGGAGGCGGCGGTGCTCCTCCTGTCATCACCACCACTTTGTGTGGAAGCGGCTTCTGATCGCTGGCGGGCGCATTCGCGATCATGTTCAAAACAGTGGGTGCACCGCCCAGGTGGGTTACCTTGTGCAAGATGATACAATCGAATATAGCCTTTGGGTCAACATTTCTGAGGCATATGTTGGTGCCGCCCTGTGCCGCAACCCCCCAACCGAGGCACCATCCATTGCAGTGGAACATGGGCACAGTCCATAAATACACTGGCATTGAGCGCATCTCATTCAGAAGAACGGTTGAAATGGCATTTAGAAACGCCCCTCTGTGGCTGTAAACAACTCCTTTGGGACTCGATGTGGTTCCCGAAGTATAGTTTAGTGAGATAGGGTTGCATTCATCAGCCGGCCATCTAACCTCGAATTCAGAATGGCCAGTCCTCAAGAGACTTTCATATTCAAAGTTAATGGGCGGCAAGCTGCTGCTAATAGCGGGCCCCGAGGTATCTTCTGAGATTTGGACTACAAAGGGCAGCTTGGCTTTCTTCCTGGAGAGAAGGTTGAGTGCTCCGCGGACTATTTCAAGGAGCTGGTAGTCGACGAAGATGATCTTGGCCTCCGAGTTTCTTAACAGAACTGATACCATGGTCGAGTCAAGGCGTGTGTTGAGCGTAGAAAGAATTGCCCCAGACATCGGGACACCAAAATGCAGTTCATACATTGCTGGGACATTGGGGGCCAGCACAGCAACCTGCTCGAAGGTTGATTAGATAGCAGCAGTAAAATTTCATGAATTCAATCAAAtgcagatgcaatgcatcgaACCACAATAAGAAAGCAGCAGGATATGTAAAAATAAGATCCAAAGATGAGTTTGGTATTGGTATTAGGAGCATCGGAATTCCTGTGATTGTAGTAAACTAATCGATTCAACAAGTTCGCTAGTCTGCTGCTAGACAGTCATTGATCATGAAAGTAACAATCACCGCCTATCCGATACCCGAACCAAGTTGC contains:
- the LOC131237081 gene encoding butanoate--CoA ligase AAE1-like → MDGLFRCSANYVPLSPISFLERAAVVYRDQTSVIYGSVKYTWKDTFERCRRLASALAQMGISRGDVVAVLAPNVPAMYELHFGVPMSGAILSTLNTRLDSTMVSVLLRNSEAKIIFVDYQLLEIVRGALNLLSRKKAKLPFVVQISEDTSGPAISSSLPPINFEYESLLRTGHSEFEVRWPADECNPISLNYTSGTTSSPKGVVYSHRGAFLNAISTVLLNEMRSMPVYLWTVPMFHCNGWCLGWGVAAQGGTNICLRNVDPKAIFDCIILHKVTHLGGAPTVLNMIANAPASDQKPLPHKVVVMTGGAPPPPCVLLNMEEKGFLVIHSYGQTETYGPGTVCTWKPQWDSLPADERAKLKSRQGLHHLGMAEVDIKDPITMKSIPADGKTMGEVMFRGNTVMIGYFKDLKMTEESMSGGWLRSGDLGVKHADGYIEIKDRSKDIIISGGENISTIEVESVLFSHPAILEAAVVGQPDDHWGESVCAFVKLKEGRNADAEEIIRFCRARLPHYMAPRTVVFEDLPKTSTGKTQKFVLREKAKAMGSLSNI